A window of Gloeocapsa sp. PCC 7428 contains these coding sequences:
- a CDS encoding heavy metal translocating P-type ATPase has protein sequence MENATLKLRGMSCASCANNIEEAIRSVPGVEVCSVNFGAEQASVTYDPSKTDVAAIQEAVDAAGYAAQPMQDDVLAPEDDAERRERQAENRKLTRKVWVSGVVSAILVIGSLPVMTGLPIPFIPMWLHNPWFQLVLTTPVLFWAGSEFFVNAWKALKRHTATMDTLVAIGTGTAYLYSLFPTFFPQWFVNQGLSPDVYFEAAAVIIALILLGGLLQNRAKGQTSEAIRKLMGLQARTARVIRNGQEVDVPIAQVVLGDVVLVRPGEKIPVDGEIVDGSSTIDEAMVTGESIPVKKHPGDEVIGATINKTGSFKFRATRVGKDTFLAQIVKLVQQAQGSKAPIQRLADQVTGWFVPAVIAIAILTFILWYNIIGNVTIALITTVGVLIIACPCALGLATPTSIMVGTGKGAENGILIKGAESLEMAHKLQTIVLDKTGTITQGKPTVTDFVTVNGTANRNELKLLQLAASVERNSEHPLAEAVVQYAQAQGVELADAREFEAIAGSGVQGYVSDRLQIHLPQAQQQSQMHLVQIGTHRWMNELGIDTSALQQQWERLEYLGKTVIWLAVDGKVEGIMGIADAVKSSSVNAIRTLQKLGLEVVMLTGDNRRTAEVIAREVGIERVFAEVRPDQKAATVEKIQSEGRIVAMVGDGINDAPALAQADVGMAIGTGTDVAIAASDITLISGDLQGIVTAIQLSRATIRNIKQNLFFAFIYNVAGIPIAAGILYPIFGWLLSPIIAGAAMAFSSVSVVTNALRLRNFQPKTRS, from the coding sequence ATGGAAAACGCAACCTTAAAACTGCGAGGCATGAGTTGTGCCTCCTGTGCCAACAACATTGAAGAAGCAATTCGATCGGTTCCCGGTGTTGAAGTATGCAGCGTCAACTTCGGAGCCGAGCAAGCATCTGTCACCTACGATCCGAGTAAAACGGACGTAGCCGCGATTCAGGAAGCGGTTGATGCGGCAGGATATGCAGCTCAACCCATGCAAGATGATGTGCTTGCCCCCGAAGATGATGCGGAACGACGAGAACGACAAGCCGAGAACCGTAAGTTAACTCGTAAAGTCTGGGTCAGTGGTGTTGTCAGCGCCATTCTGGTAATTGGCTCACTGCCTGTTATGACAGGCTTACCCATTCCCTTTATCCCCATGTGGCTGCACAATCCCTGGTTCCAGCTCGTCCTCACAACTCCCGTATTGTTTTGGGCAGGAAGTGAATTCTTCGTCAATGCTTGGAAAGCCTTAAAACGCCATACCGCAACGATGGATACGCTGGTGGCGATCGGCACCGGAACCGCTTATCTTTACTCGCTATTTCCGACATTTTTCCCTCAGTGGTTCGTGAACCAGGGGCTGAGTCCGGATGTGTACTTTGAGGCGGCAGCCGTCATTATTGCCTTGATTCTGTTGGGAGGGTTGTTACAGAACCGGGCAAAGGGACAAACCTCTGAAGCCATTCGTAAGCTGATGGGGTTGCAGGCGAGAACCGCACGAGTGATTCGCAATGGGCAAGAAGTAGATGTGCCGATCGCACAAGTCGTGTTGGGAGATGTCGTCTTGGTACGTCCGGGTGAAAAGATTCCGGTGGATGGCGAGATTGTCGATGGCTCCTCCACCATTGATGAAGCGATGGTCACGGGAGAGAGTATTCCCGTTAAAAAACATCCGGGCGATGAAGTGATTGGCGCAACGATCAACAAAACAGGTAGCTTCAAATTCCGAGCAACGCGGGTGGGTAAAGATACTTTCTTAGCGCAAATTGTGAAGCTGGTGCAACAGGCACAGGGTTCCAAAGCTCCGATTCAGCGACTTGCCGATCAGGTGACGGGATGGTTTGTGCCTGCGGTGATTGCGATTGCTATTCTCACGTTCATCCTCTGGTACAACATCATCGGTAACGTTACAATAGCATTGATTACCACCGTTGGTGTACTAATTATTGCCTGTCCCTGTGCGCTGGGATTAGCGACACCCACCTCGATCATGGTGGGTACGGGAAAAGGAGCCGAGAACGGCATCTTGATCAAAGGAGCAGAAAGCCTGGAAATGGCGCATAAGCTCCAAACGATCGTCCTTGATAAAACAGGGACAATCACGCAAGGAAAACCCACTGTTACCGATTTCGTCACAGTGAATGGTACAGCCAATCGCAACGAATTAAAATTACTGCAATTAGCTGCATCGGTGGAACGCAATTCCGAACATCCCCTTGCTGAGGCAGTTGTGCAATATGCCCAAGCTCAAGGTGTGGAATTAGCAGATGCGCGAGAATTTGAGGCGATCGCTGGAAGCGGCGTACAGGGATATGTATCAGACCGTTTGCAAATACATTTGCCTCAGGCACAGCAACAGAGCCAAATGCATTTGGTGCAAATTGGTACGCATCGTTGGATGAACGAGTTGGGCATTGATACGAGTGCTTTGCAGCAACAGTGGGAACGATTGGAATACTTGGGCAAAACCGTCATTTGGCTTGCCGTAGATGGCAAAGTTGAGGGCATTATGGGGATTGCCGATGCCGTTAAATCCTCTTCGGTTAATGCAATCCGCACCTTGCAAAAATTAGGCTTAGAAGTGGTGATGCTGACTGGAGACAACCGTCGTACCGCCGAAGTGATTGCGCGGGAAGTGGGGATTGAACGAGTGTTTGCAGAAGTGCGTCCCGATCAAAAAGCGGCAACCGTAGAAAAAATCCAATCAGAAGGCAGAATTGTGGCAATGGTGGGAGATGGTATTAACGATGCGCCTGCTCTCGCTCAAGCGGATGTCGGGATGGCAATTGGCACGGGAACGGATGTGGCGATCGCGGCCAGTGATATCACGCTGATCTCTGGGGATTTGCAAGGCATCGTGACTGCAATTCAACTTTCTCGCGCCACCATTCGCAACATTAAACAAAACCTATTCTTTGCCTTCATCTACAACGTGGCAGGCATTCCGATCGCGGCTGGCATTCTCTACCCGATCTTCGGTTGGTTGCTCAGTCCAATTATTGCGGGTGCAGCAATGGCATTCAGTTCAGTGTCGGTTGTGACGAATGCGCTACGTCTGCGGAACTTTCAACCTAAAACACGGAGTTAG
- a CDS encoding heavy-metal-associated domain-containing protein, producing the protein MTLQLTVPNMACSACGETITNAVKAVDPVATVQADPKTKLVNIETQQSETAIKQAITDAGYTVA; encoded by the coding sequence ATGACCTTACAGCTTACTGTTCCCAATATGGCTTGTTCCGCTTGTGGAGAAACCATCACGAACGCTGTCAAAGCTGTTGATCCGGTGGCAACGGTACAAGCTGATCCTAAAACCAAGTTGGTCAATATTGAAACGCAGCAGTCTGAAACGGCAATCAAACAAGCCATTACTGATGCGGGTTATACCGTCGCATAA
- a CDS encoding helix-turn-helix domain-containing protein, whose protein sequence is MDMEREPTFECRGLPKHKLNQAIAYINEHLDENLSLEAIATHLGMSQYYFCRLFRESIGVSPYKYLMQQRMERAKQLLEQKQTLIIDIALQCGYSDQSTFATAFRRAVGMSPRTYQQQF, encoded by the coding sequence ATGGACATGGAGCGAGAACCAACCTTTGAATGTAGAGGATTACCGAAACACAAACTGAATCAAGCGATCGCTTATATCAATGAACACTTAGATGAGAATTTGTCGTTAGAGGCAATTGCTACTCATCTCGGCATGAGCCAATACTACTTCTGCCGCCTATTTAGAGAATCCATTGGAGTCTCTCCTTACAAGTATTTGATGCAGCAACGGATGGAGCGAGCAAAGCAGCTATTAGAACAGAAGCAAACACTCATCATCGACATTGCTCTTCAGTGCGGCTACTCGGATCAAAGCACATTTGCAACCGCTTTTCGGAGAGCAGTAGGAATGTCTCCCAGAACCTATCAACAACAATTCTGA
- a CDS encoding TetR/AcrR family transcriptional regulator, translating into MKSTSPKKSARDRILDAALKLFYQKGIQHVGVDEIVAHSGVAKMSLYNHFHSKD; encoded by the coding sequence GAAATCAACTTCTCCTAAAAAATCTGCTCGCGATCGCATTCTAGATGCTGCCTTGAAATTGTTCTATCAGAAGGGCATTCAGCACGTTGGGGTCGATGAGATCGTGGCTCATTCGGGTGTTGCCAAAATGTCGCTTTATAATCACTTCCACTCCAAAGATTAA